Part of the Zea mays cultivar B73 chromosome 4, Zm-B73-REFERENCE-NAM-5.0, whole genome shotgun sequence genome is shown below.
ACCGGTGGAGAGCCAAGGCGACCGAATCACACACATGGGCCGTGGAAGCACGCACAGCCACTCAATGACACACGCACCCGGCACCCAGTCAGAGAAAGCAAGCAGCCGGTCGGCTCGGGATTTCCGCAAACGGGTAGCAGGCGCAGGGAGGGAGCGGGCGAAGAAGCCTTACGGGTCGAGGAGGACGACGTCGGCGTGGCCCTGCATAGTCTTGGCGAGGAGGGAGCCGGCGACGCCGCCGCCAACCACCACGACCCTCGCcttctcctccgcctccgccatcGCCTGACGCTCGCGCCACCCAGCTGACAAACTCCCCACCCACACCCAGCTCACGCGGCGTTATTAACCAAGCTCGCGAGGACATAAGTGGCGGCTTTGGAAGAATCGGGTGCCGAGTGCTGACCGACCGCTGACGACTCGAGTACTCGACCGACGCGTCGGGACGGACGGTGAAGCGCGCGCCATGGTGCTGCCACCCCCTCTCAGGCTCTCACCATCCGACCGCATGTGACCTACCGACATGTGAATGCAGTTCTTAACAATTCTTCTACTCTACTGGACTACTACTACACGACTACTATTATTATAATTACATGAATAAATAAGCTGTCAATGAATCTATTTAAACAAAAAAAAAGTTGTCTTTGCCATGACAGGGCATGGTCGCTGTCGCGTGGTCGAAAGTAGCCTTTGCCAGCAGCGGGTAACCGAAATAACCGTCGCGAACTACCCTCCGAGCCGTAGGTGTACAAGAGCGGCTGGGGATGCTGCCACGTGGGCCACCCGGGCGTCTTTAAACCGGCCCGCTGGGAGTTCCATGCTTCCTCGTCCCTCCCTGCACGCCTGGCCTGGGCTGGCCGCCTCCGACCACCGTACGTCCTCCACCGCGTCGCCGCCGGCCGGCCTCTGCCCAGCCCGGGCTGCCTGCGAGGGCTTCTGATGGCCCTCGACGCCGTCCTTTCCTCCTAGTGCCCAGCTTTATTGCAGATCCAGCCCTCTGATCCTCGTCTTCTTTCACCTCTCCAACATGAAGGTCAACACCAAGATCAAGCTGGAGGTATGCAGCTGTTGCATTGCATCCCCTTTCGGCGCCATTCATCATGATTCATAAGGATGTGAAAAAAAGCTTTTTTTGGGGTTAATTCCCTATATATGCTTGTGTGTATGTTGTTCAAAATCTCCTTTATCTATTTACATTTAACCCAGTACCTATTTTACACTTAACTCCTTTCACATAAAATCGTTGGATCAAAATGGATGTTTTGGATGATTTTATAGCACGTTTGCATTAAATCAGTGATTGCACAACATATATACTCCTATATATGGCACGGATATATCTCTTACTGTTGTTGGTTCGCATATCGCTAAGCAGCCGGTCATGGCGCCGTCGTCGTCCCTGCCGCGGAGCGCCAGCGAGCTACCCGACCCGCCGTCACCGTTCAGCTCCAACACGGCGCACCACCCCGTCTCCGTGCCCACCACACCTAGGTTGTCCTTATCGTGCTCGTCGTTCGGCCACATGGTGACCCCGCCCACCGACACACCGCCGATCACGCCCACCAAGAAGCAGGACGACAAGCCGAAGCCGACGCCGGAGGCCGCCACCGCGGCGAACTACGCGTCGTTGTGGTCGCCCAAGCGCCTCATGCAGCGCGCTGCCCGCGCTTTCCGCCGCAGCAGGTCGCGCGCCCGCGTCAGGACGGTCAAGGACCTCGCCGAGGAACGGGCCTCAGTGCTCGCCGCCAGCAGCAAGGTCTCTgatgaggcggcggcggcggctaccgCGGTGCCGCCTGCAGGTGCCAAGACCTCCAGCAGCAACGATGCCCGCGACGGCGCCATGGGCAGCGTGCAGGACGAGCCGCGGCAGCAGCGCCACGATGACTATCACCACCCCGAGATCGTCCCCGAGAAGATCATACACGAGGACGCGTTGCCGGTCGTTGCTGCGGAGAAGGagactgccgccgccgccgcaacctcgaaggaggaggaggaggtggagtcGCCCAAGAAAGGAGCGGCTCTGTCGCCGGTGCCGGAGGCTATCGTCATCGCCACAGCCGCAACCtcgaaggaggaggaggaggaggtggagtcGCCCAAGAAAGAAGCGGCTCTGTCGCCGGCGCCGGAGCCTATCGTCATCGCCGCCGCCTTAACCTCGAAGGACGAGGAGGAGGTGGAATCGCCCAAGAAAGAAGCGGCTCtgtcgccggcgccggcgccggaggCCATCGTTGCCGTAGCAGCAGTGGAAGACGTGGTGGCGGACAAGTTCGTGACGGTTGTGAAGGAGGCGATCAAGAAGCAGGAGGCGGAGGAGGACGAGAAGGAGGAGGCAATGCGGAGGTTCCAGGGCAGCCGTGTGAGGACGGCGTTGGAGGCGCGAGCGGAGTCGGAGCAGCCGCGTCGCCGAGAGGTGGCGCGGAGCAACGACGTGATCGAGGAGGCGCGCACGAAGCTGCTGGAGAAGCGTCGGAGCAAGGTCAAGGCGCTCGTCGGCGCCTTCGAGACTGTCATCGACACCAAGAAGGACAGCGACGACGCGGCCGCCGGCAAGCCGGAGCACCACAACCGCAACAAGTCGGCTTAAATGATTAAACGTATACGCTTCGTGTCTTCTCCTTAATTATTATAATTATTACTGGCCAGCCCATCGCCGCATGGATGCATGCACGGCGCTAATTAATCCTTCTTGCTACTAATTAACTCCGGTTAATTGGTGGCACACCATGTATAGCGTCGTGGAGTTCTCTATATTACACCATAGAGGGAAATGTGGAGACCGGTGTTGCATTCTATACAATTTCTTCTTATAATTATATGATTCATCGGTTTTATTCTCCCCTAGAATTGTGTTGGTTTCTCAGGTCACTCTTATTAGACGCGTTTTGCTTGGACTTTAGTTTTTATGATCCATTTGGAACAGCTACACCGCCTTAGTTCCTTTAAACCCAAACTTTAGGGACTAAAACTGTCCTATATTTTTTTGGAAGGCTTTATTTAGTTACACGGTTTGATATTGACAGTTTAtagactaaaagtgactaaatttGAGTCGCTGGGAACGAAAACCGCCTAAATATAACTACACTATACAGTCACTCCATCAGTGAATCATCCAGTATGGAAAGTGTCTAGCAGTGGTTGGAGACACAGTCTCCCAGGCTTTGCGTCTTGGCCACACTGACCGAGCCGTCGAACTGGTGGATGAATTCAGAACGGCAGGACGCATGCGAAGGCATCAGTTTCCTTGCGAACTGGTGGATGAACAAAAACCCCCTAAATATAAGTCATATAACGGAGCATGTACGATGGGGTCTCCTCTCCTCAGAGACAGCCCATTGCTACTGCTAGTGTAGAGAGCACCAACATTCTCTTCCAGTTATTACaaggaaaagaaagaaaaaagcgAAGGATGGTGATTGATGAGAATGGCTGAAATGGGCACAAGCTTGGATGCCTACATGATGACTGATGAGCAAAGGAACGGCATGCACAGAGCACCAGTGAGCTGCGTGAAATGCCCTTGGGGCCATCCCATGATCTCAATCTCATACATGGACCCAATGGTGCACTGCAGCCTTTTCTTCATCGAGGCCTCTGCTCTCCTCCTCCTCCCCTTCATCTAGTCCTCTCAATGTTCTCTCTGCAGCAACAGATGGAGGGGATTCATGGCTCATCAATATGGGTTGGTGGCAGTGGAACGCGGGCTTTGTGTCCTGGCCAAAGAAAATCTTCCAACCCAGGTTTCCATCATTAGCGGTCTTACCGAAAAATGTGTTTATCAGATTTCTCGGTTTTTTCGTTTTTAAACGTGATTTTCGGTTTTCTCGAAATGTTTTCGCTGAGAATTTTATCCATGCTCTCAATATCATCGTCGTCCATGACTTCTTCAGCTCCTAACTTGTAACTTCACTCACCATTCTCCTGCTGCGAAGCCACACACCTGGCAGTGGCAGCACTCGGCTGTCGGCTGTCGGCTATCGGCGGCAGCAGCAGCTGCTGATAGACTGCTACTCGGCGTCGGCAGTGCAGTCTGCGCCACTGTGAGTTGTGACAACGCTCCACCACTAGTCTCTTCCCTCGCCTCCGCCCACGTACGTTAGCCTACACACGTCCACTTCCACCCCGCGCCCGCCATGAGGACGGGACGGTGGGCGGCGCTCGGCGGCGAGCGGCCGCGCGCGTGTCTCCGCCTTCGACGCTGCCATCGCGCGGTGCAACAAGAAAGTGAAGAGAGCTGGCGGCCCGACctgcgcggcggcggcgacgacaagCGGGCCGTGCCGACCGGCTCCAACGGTCCAACCCCTTGCACAACCGATGACAAGAACAAGATCGCCCGTGCTTTTGCGCTTCGCGGCCAAGGACGTGGGGCCTCTCTGTCGCTCTTGCTCTGTATATATGCGCCCTGCGTCGTCACTCCATGGCGGATGGATTGGTTGGCTTGGCGGAGCGGAGCGAGAAGAAATGGAGCTAGCAGAGGAAGGAGAACTTCATGGCCAGTGAACTAGGGAGGAACAGAACTACAGTAGTGTAAAATCGGTTACTTATACTATTTACTGATGTCCGATCCGACGTGTTAGTAACTGGTAGTTCTTCTTGTTCCATGATCCCTGCTATCGGCTGGCGTTCGTCAGATATCAGTTCTTTGATCAACTGAGCCGACGAATTGTAGTAAGCCACGGTTTGGAACGCCGGGATTTCGTGGGATTTTTAAGGAAGCTGTATACGTTTCTTCCTACGAAGTCCTTGCGTCTCAAACAAGGCCCAGAATTGGGGTAATGAACTCTAACCATTAACTCTTGTCAGTTTAGAGTTAGCTAGCCTATGTTTAGTTTTTCAAATAGGCATTTAAAAATATGGGCTAATTGTTAACCCCCCCTGTATCCAACAGGCCTATAGTATGTCATACAATCCTAACACACAGGAGCATGCATGCTTTATTGGCATGATTATATACACATGATTATTCAGCAGCTCGTAATCGTGTTAGAAAGAATTTCGTAGTCGCTTCTGACACAATCCATCCGATCTGATTTGGTGAACAGGGAAATGGAGGGGATCCACGGGAGAGGAATCTCCTccctatttaaaattgaatagcgATGAGATCCCTCTCCAATGGACCCTCTCCATTTTCCTGTccaccaaactagccctaaagtaTCACTAAGCATAGATATTTTATTTCTTTTGAAAGAAATAAAAAAACCACTAAACACAATCACGGACGTGTACATGGAGCTAATCAAGTCCAGTCCAGTTAAAAGCAAACAAatgaagaaaaggaaaaacatggAAACAAATTAATGAAATGAAACAATGAAAGCCATGCTAAATTAAAAGAGTGAACGGACAGAGACACAAATTTGAAGAATATCCGCGATAGTCGATGCCCATTATCAAAAACATATACATATGTTGGTGATCAATTGAAATCGTCTCTCTTAGATATATATATGGAATACATATTTTGGAACGAGTTAATCAATAAGCTCGTGTTTGTAATATATATAGTAAAGTAGTACATAGTAATTAATTATTACCTTTAGTATTATGCATGCATACCTAATTAATAAGCATATACTGTATATGGTGGTCACTAGTACTGTACTAGCTAGCTGCTCCGTTTATATGTACAGAGAGAAAAATGGAAGAATGGTGGTCACCAGTACAAGCAAGCATATGGTGCTTCATTCCACGGGCGAATATTGTTGACGGCCGCCGTCAGGTGTCAGGTCAGGTGAGGTGAGGTGAGTGACTAG
Proteins encoded:
- the LOC100277818 gene encoding uncharacterized protein LOC100277818; this translates as MKVNTKIKLEPVMAPSSSLPRSASELPDPPSPFSSNTAHHPVSVPTTPRLSLSCSSFGHMVTPPTDTPPITPTKKQDDKPKPTPEAATAANYASLWSPKRLMQRAARAFRRSRSRARVRTVKDLAEERASVLAASSKVSDEAAAAATAVPPAGAKTSSSNDARDGAMGSVQDEPRQQRHDDYHHPEIVPEKIIHEDALPVVAAEKETAAAAATSKEEEEVESPKKGAALSPVPEAIVIATAATSKEEEEEVESPKKEAALSPAPEPIVIAAALTSKDEEEVESPKKEAALSPAPAPEAIVAVAAVEDVVADKFVTVVKEAIKKQEAEEDEKEEAMRRFQGSRVRTALEARAESEQPRRREVARSNDVIEEARTKLLEKRRSKVKALVGAFETVIDTKKDSDDAAAGKPEHHNRNKSA